Proteins from one Methanobacterium formicicum genomic window:
- a CDS encoding HEPN domain-containing protein yields MLDNLEKEGYIKKLSPDFRRVQNSLSLARRDVDTAMRILDESDYDWAFNISYNSMLQSIRALMFNRGYRPSSKNSHIAVVKFTEIVLGKDYSICLDRIRRKRHRAVYDLTGTISKSEAHHVVKMAVKLLNKVENELESN; encoded by the coding sequence ATGCTGGATAACCTGGAAAAAGAGGGTTACATTAAGAAATTATCACCTGACTTTCGTAGAGTACAAAACTCTTTGAGTTTAGCTAGGAGAGATGTTGATACAGCTATGAGAATCTTAGATGAAAGCGATTATGATTGGGCCTTTAACATATCCTATAACTCCATGCTACAATCCATTAGAGCTCTCATGTTTAACAGAGGTTATCGGCCATCCAGTAAAAACTCACATATTGCCGTGGTAAAATTCACAGAAATAGTGCTGGGAAAAGATTATTCTATTTGTCTGGATAGAATACGTCGAAAAAGACATCGTGCTGTTTATGACTTGACTGGAACTATATCTAAATCCGAAGCCCATCATGTGGTTAAAATGGCCGTAAAATTATTAAATAAAGTAGAAAATGAATTAGAAAGTAATTAA
- a CDS encoding zinc ribbon domain-containing protein, translated as MKEEDQSLKQITCPKCNATVGSKLKFCTECGSEIKQTVSSDQTTTCPKCYADIAPGLKFCTECGSEIKQTVSSDQATTCPKCFADVGPGLKFCTECGAEIKRSVSSDQATTCPKCFADVQPGLKFCTECGTSIMIQDISSSSISEKLRQRREAESRSVPPRDETLDTVVESGKGLMKGLGGFLNKTAKSIDQSIENNRQSSASKEILPQNRKEDENLGYLVCDACGGYYQLQQGESANDFETECDCGGKLQYRLEL; from the coding sequence ATGAAAGAAGAAGATCAATCATTAAAACAGATTACATGTCCTAAATGTAATGCTACAGTAGGATCTAAATTAAAATTCTGTACTGAATGTGGTAGTGAAATTAAACAAACTGTCAGTTCCGATCAGACCACTACCTGTCCCAAATGTTACGCAGACATCGCACCCGGATTGAAGTTCTGCACAGAATGTGGTAGTGAAATTAAACAAACTGTTAGTTCTGATCAGGCTACTACTTGTCCGAAGTGTTTCGCAGATGTGGGACCTGGTTTGAAGTTTTGTACAGAATGTGGTGCTGAAATTAAACGATCTGTTAGTTCTGATCAGGCTACTACTTGTCCAAAGTGTTTCGCAGATGTGCAACCTGGATTAAAATTCTGCACAGAATGCGGCACTTCAATAATGATTCAAGATATTTCTAGTTCTAGTATTAGTGAAAAATTAAGGCAGCGTCGTGAAGCAGAAAGTAGAAGTGTTCCACCTCGTGATGAGACATTAGATACTGTTGTGGAATCTGGAAAGGGATTAATGAAAGGTTTGGGAGGATTCCTGAACAAAACTGCAAAAAGCATTGACCAAAGCATTGAAAATAACCGTCAATCCTCAGCCAGCAAAGAAATCCTTCCCCAAAACAGGAAAGAAGATGAAAATTTAGGATATCTTGTCTGTGATGCTTGTGGTGGTTATTACCAACTACAACAAGGTGAATCTGCAAACGATTTTGAAACTGAATGTGATTGTGGTGGTAAATTACAATATAGACTAGAATTATGA
- a CDS encoding nucleotidyltransferase domain-containing protein — translation MLSKLFTSKTRSKIITLFMLNPGEELYVREITKKINENINSVRRELSNLEDIGLLTSRKAGNLKYFRVDNEFYLYNELYNMVMKTEGVAQLLKENVKKWGQIKLAFIYGSYATKNAGPGSDIDVFMVGDIDEDTLITEFNTLEIKLSREINYIILSNEEYNEKIDNNDPFIKEILHEPKIIILGEINAG, via the coding sequence ATGTTAAGTAAACTCTTCACATCCAAAACCCGGAGTAAAATTATCACCCTTTTCATGCTAAATCCCGGTGAAGAGTTGTATGTCCGGGAAATCACCAAGAAAATAAATGAAAACATAAACTCCGTTAGGAGGGAACTCTCCAATCTAGAGGATATTGGTCTTTTAACTAGTAGAAAAGCAGGAAATCTAAAATATTTTAGGGTAGATAATGAGTTTTATCTTTACAATGAACTTTACAATATGGTGATGAAAACTGAAGGTGTGGCCCAATTGTTAAAGGAAAATGTGAAAAAATGGGGTCAGATTAAACTAGCTTTCATTTACGGATCCTACGCTACTAAAAATGCCGGCCCCGGCAGTGATATTGACGTTTTCATGGTGGGTGATATAGATGAGGATACCCTAATAACTGAATTTAATACACTGGAAATAAAGTTATCCCGTGAAATAAATTACATCATACTATCCAATGAAGAATATAATGAAAAAATCGATAATAACGATCCTTTCATTAAAGAAATACTCCATGAACCCAAAATCATAATTTTAGGTGAAATAAATGCTGGATAA
- a CDS encoding M48 family metallopeptidase codes for MERKQLLLLNPVEYEHQFDKKALKTLEGTPGLEKAVKYIHKHGVERVMRLVNTGSHIRVTPDNFPDIYKLLEEACANIFLKDIPELYIRWSYDVNACAIGSQNPIIILDSGAIDLLSDDELLWLIGHEAGHIKSGHMLYHDMSLIIPILGDIIGSATLGIGGLVSSGLELALLYWYRMSELTADRAGLLACQDQKSVFSTLMKAGGVPKSFYDKMKTEDFIKQAEDFKSFDFDTSDKVTKTVMISISDHPWTVLRASEILKWVNSGKYDEIIKMHGKGSLEDIEITCQKCGKKLSGNETFCGVCGSKVWKR; via the coding sequence ATGGAAAGAAAACAACTATTATTACTAAACCCAGTTGAATATGAACACCAATTTGATAAAAAAGCTCTTAAAACTTTAGAAGGAACACCAGGGCTGGAAAAGGCTGTGAAATATATTCACAAACATGGTGTAGAAAGAGTTATGCGGTTAGTTAACACTGGTAGTCATATTCGAGTTACTCCTGACAATTTTCCTGATATTTATAAGTTATTAGAAGAGGCTTGTGCCAATATTTTTCTTAAAGATATTCCAGAATTGTATATTAGATGGAGTTATGATGTAAATGCCTGTGCTATAGGTTCGCAAAACCCGATTATTATTTTAGATTCAGGTGCTATTGATTTATTATCGGATGATGAATTGTTATGGTTAATAGGACACGAAGCAGGACATATAAAAAGTGGCCATATGTTGTATCATGATATGTCTTTGATAATTCCTATTTTAGGAGATATTATAGGTTCTGCAACTTTAGGTATTGGGGGATTAGTTTCATCAGGTTTAGAATTAGCTTTATTGTATTGGTATAGGATGTCTGAACTTACTGCTGATAGGGCTGGTCTTTTAGCATGCCAGGATCAGAAATCTGTTTTCAGTACTTTAATGAAGGCCGGCGGTGTTCCCAAAAGTTTCTATGATAAAATGAAAACAGAAGACTTCATCAAACAGGCGGAAGATTTTAAGAGTTTTGATTTTGATACTTCGGATAAAGTTACCAAAACTGTAATGATAAGCATATCAGATCATCCTTGGACAGTATTAAGAGCCTCTGAAATATTAAAATGGGTTAATTCAGGCAAATATGATGAAATCATTAAAATGCATGGTAAAGGCAGTTTAGAAGATATTGAAATCACTTGTCAAAAGTGTGGGAAAAAATTAAGTGGTAATGAAACATTCTGTGGTGTGTGTGGATCTAAAGTGTGGAAAAGATAA
- a CDS encoding virulence RhuM family protein, with protein MAEDQKFEKNNIILYKDDEGAATIEVLLKDDTMWSTQKTMAELFDVTAPTINEHLKNIFQTGELDEMSTIRNFLIVQKEGNREVTRKINFYNLDAIIAVGYRVNSKQATQFRIWATNVLNELITKGFVLDDDLLKNGTRFGKDYFDELLEKIREIRASERRFYQKITDIYAQCSFDYNKDAEITRTFYATVQNKLHWAITHHTAAEIISERADSTLKNMGLTTWKNAPEGKILKTDIGVAKDYLSEKEILELNRIVNMYLDYAENQAERHKLMSMEDWASRLDAFLKFNEYDILQNPGKVSHTVAKEIANKEFEKYRKIQDKDYISDFDKEVAKKYLDKKGNGNT; from the coding sequence ATGGCCGAAGATCAAAAATTTGAAAAAAATAATATAATTCTGTACAAGGACGATGAAGGGGCGGCGACCATTGAAGTTCTTTTAAAAGACGACACCATGTGGTCTACACAAAAAACAATGGCAGAACTCTTTGATGTGACCGCACCAACCATAAATGAACACTTAAAAAATATCTTTCAAACAGGGGAATTAGATGAAATGTCAACTATTAGGAATTTCCTAATAGTTCAAAAAGAGGGTAATAGAGAAGTTACTAGAAAGATAAATTTTTATAATTTAGACGCAATTATTGCAGTAGGTTATCGTGTAAACTCTAAACAAGCTACACAATTCAGAATATGGGCTACTAATGTCCTAAATGAATTGATAACCAAAGGTTTCGTCTTAGATGATGATCTTTTAAAAAACGGTACCCGCTTTGGTAAGGATTACTTCGACGAATTACTGGAAAAGATCCGTGAAATCCGGGCCAGTGAACGTAGATTCTACCAGAAAATAACCGACATCTATGCACAGTGCAGTTTCGATTATAATAAAGACGCGGAGATTACCCGAACCTTCTATGCAACCGTTCAAAATAAGCTTCATTGGGCCATCACCCACCACACCGCAGCTGAAATCATATCAGAACGAGCTGATAGCACCCTAAAGAATATGGGCCTCACCACTTGGAAGAATGCACCAGAAGGTAAAATCCTAAAAACAGACATTGGTGTTGCTAAAGACTATTTATCCGAAAAAGAAATCTTAGAATTAAACCGAATTGTAAATATGTACCTGGACTATGCCGAAAACCAGGCAGAAAGACATAAACTCATGTCCATGGAGGACTGGGCATCCAGATTAGATGCATTCCTTAAATTCAATGAATACGATATTCTCCAGAATCCTGGAAAAGTTTCCCATACCGTGGCCAAGGAAATTGCCAATAAAGAATTTGAAAAGTATCGAAAGATCCAGGATAAAGACTATATCTCTGATTTTGATAAAGAGGTAGCTAAGAAATATTTGGATAAAAAAGGGAATGGAAACACTTAA
- a CDS encoding zinc ribbon domain-containing protein, translated as MGYLVCNKCGGTYELQEGESLDDFENCECGGKLEYVEDIEPTADLVKDKIGLKCPKCGHENLDNVKFCGSCGENLVKENKSIKPLFKALNFNIILIGSTLTILALILSKVLFFDIVIGLEPVTDSEHSLYTLIYFIIIFMGSFIPGTLKKLDYKIAALHGGIIMIFPATFFWISVLGFYNELLSNYVSSSLEGISLNLIFVLATAILVIVYIIVGSLGTFIGTFLNKKLNLSEKNVWIKSENYINKITNEQWKFGYLSFLITIILLSIMSFI; from the coding sequence ATGGGCTACCTTGTTTGCAATAAATGTGGAGGAACCTACGAACTACAGGAAGGAGAATCGCTTGATGACTTTGAAAATTGTGAATGCGGTGGAAAACTTGAATACGTTGAAGATATTGAGCCTACTGCTGATTTGGTTAAGGACAAGATAGGTTTAAAATGTCCTAAGTGCGGACATGAGAATCTCGACAATGTTAAATTCTGCGGATCATGTGGAGAAAATCTTGTCAAAGAAAATAAAAGTATTAAACCATTATTCAAAGCATTAAACTTTAATATTATCCTAATTGGATCAACCCTGACTATTCTAGCATTAATACTGTCCAAAGTATTATTTTTTGATATTGTTATAGGTTTGGAGCCGGTTACTGATTCTGAACACTCACTATATACACTGATTTATTTCATTATTATTTTTATGGGCAGTTTCATTCCGGGAACATTAAAAAAACTAGATTATAAAATAGCAGCCCTCCATGGGGGCATTATAATGATTTTTCCAGCTACATTTTTCTGGATATCAGTGTTAGGTTTCTATAACGAGCTTTTATCAAACTATGTATCCAGTTCATTAGAAGGAATCTCACTTAATTTAATCTTTGTTCTAGCTACAGCAATTCTAGTAATTGTTTATATAATAGTGGGTTCATTGGGGACTTTTATTGGAACATTCCTTAATAAAAAGCTAAACTTATCTGAAAAGAACGTTTGGATTAAATCCGAGAACTATATTAACAAAATAACCAATGAACAATGGAAATTCGGCTACCTATCCTTTTTGATTACCATCATATTGCTGTCAATAATGAGTTTTATTTAA
- a CDS encoding DUF11 domain-containing protein: MTLATVSCVSAASTVYVNSTGGSDTNLGTADSPFLTIDKGISSVDENGTVNIAQGIYTGTGNTNLTVTRSMTITGESQHNTIINGEGTSWIFKIRPEATVAFFNLTFANATADIGGAIYSTGTLSITDCTFTGNNATSTVISGGGAIYNGGTIDNLLRCTFRENTANNGDGGAIDNHGTISNITSCIFANNTVKSDDPEVQETYQGGAIYNTDTIGKITGCTFTGNTAEFNSDCVWFYGGAIFNDGTISDISTCTFQGNSAYYGGALNNQGTINNVTDCVFTQNTAGYGGGAISNDYDAVLGNLMDCTFVENTAQDGPGGAIDNYALATIDNVEGCTFTGNTAYNGDGGAIQNKGTMNTLTHCIFTGNTAENGGAISNGITMGNLTNCTFTNNNALGELVGYGGAIANMGGTIDGIMDCIFTANTAGDGGAIHNDEEGVLSKVTGCTFTLNTADYGGAICNFGGDILVNFNRLVNNTAGNGAAIYSAFIQPSGSSFVNATLNWWGTNNPDFVRLVGTESSIVDVSTWLYMTITADSPIYSSATSNVTVSFNNAYNGTILTPIDPVNGHIPDGTPVNFQSDRGTLNPANLLTANGVVNTTFTPTATGSTSVNATTDNQTVSFNLSVNPACYLYLDGVSDPVNPVAGQPFTLKYKLGNKGPNTAQNVVIYIPLPEGLNYVGAQVDTGSVSYNANNRTLTWILDSVPMGDPYLNLTVISTAGGSFTIRPVISSGTFNANLDPTGIFSFNVQGNGSNVVNAASTTKTVPMKSTGTPVNYLVLAVLMVVSGLITPKIKK; the protein is encoded by the coding sequence ATGACTTTAGCTACAGTTTCCTGTGTTAGTGCCGCATCAACCGTATATGTTAATTCCACTGGTGGAAGCGACACAAATTTGGGAACTGCAGATAGTCCTTTCCTGACTATAGATAAAGGAATTAGCAGTGTTGATGAAAACGGAACAGTGAACATTGCCCAAGGAATATACACCGGAACCGGAAACACCAACCTCACAGTCACCAGAAGTATGACCATTACCGGTGAAAGTCAACACAACACCATAATCAATGGTGAAGGAACCAGCTGGATATTCAAAATCCGGCCAGAGGCTACCGTGGCTTTTTTTAACCTGACTTTTGCCAACGCAACTGCAGATATTGGTGGTGCTATCTACAGTACCGGTACCCTTAGTATAACTGATTGTACCTTCACTGGAAATAATGCGACTTCTACGGTGATTAGTGGTGGTGGAGCCATTTACAATGGTGGTACCATTGATAATCTCCTTCGTTGCACCTTCCGGGAAAACACAGCCAATAATGGTGACGGTGGTGCCATTGATAACCACGGTACTATCAGCAATATAACCAGCTGTATTTTCGCCAACAACACCGTTAAAAGCGATGATCCTGAAGTTCAAGAAACTTACCAGGGCGGTGCTATCTATAACACCGATACTATTGGTAAAATAACTGGTTGCACCTTCACCGGAAACACCGCAGAATTTAACAGTGATTGCGTATGGTTCTACGGTGGTGCAATCTTTAACGACGGTACTATCAGTGATATATCCACCTGCACTTTCCAGGGAAACTCAGCCTATTACGGGGGTGCACTCAACAACCAGGGCACTATCAATAATGTAACTGATTGTGTTTTCACCCAGAACACTGCCGGTTACGGTGGGGGAGCCATCAGTAATGACTATGATGCCGTCCTTGGAAATTTGATGGACTGTACTTTCGTGGAAAACACTGCACAGGATGGTCCTGGCGGTGCTATTGACAATTACGCATTAGCTACTATTGATAATGTGGAGGGTTGTACTTTCACGGGGAACACTGCCTACAATGGTGATGGTGGTGCCATCCAGAACAAGGGTACCATGAATACCTTGACTCACTGTATTTTCACCGGTAACACCGCAGAAAATGGAGGAGCCATCAGTAATGGAATAACCATGGGTAATCTCACCAACTGTACCTTCACCAACAACAACGCCCTTGGTGAACTGGTTGGTTACGGGGGTGCCATTGCCAATATGGGTGGCACTATCGACGGTATAATGGACTGCATTTTCACCGCTAACACTGCCGGAGATGGTGGTGCTATCCATAACGATGAGGAAGGTGTCCTCAGTAAGGTGACGGGTTGTACCTTCACCCTGAACACTGCCGACTATGGAGGTGCTATCTGTAACTTCGGTGGAGATATACTAGTTAACTTTAACCGATTGGTTAACAACACCGCTGGTAATGGTGCTGCTATTTACAGTGCTTTTATTCAACCATCAGGTTCCAGTTTTGTCAATGCTACATTGAACTGGTGGGGGACCAACAATCCGGATTTTGTCCGACTTGTGGGCACGGAATCCAGTATAGTGGATGTTAGTACCTGGTTGTACATGACCATCACCGCTGATTCACCCATATATTCTAGCGCTACCAGTAACGTTACAGTAAGCTTCAACAATGCCTACAATGGAACCATTCTAACACCAATAGACCCGGTTAATGGCCATATTCCCGATGGAACCCCGGTTAACTTCCAGAGTGACCGGGGGACGTTGAACCCGGCTAATCTACTCACGGCTAACGGCGTGGTAAACACCACCTTCACACCCACCGCCACTGGTTCTACTTCAGTTAACGCCACTACCGATAACCAGACAGTTTCCTTTAACCTGTCGGTTAACCCGGCCTGTTATCTTTACCTGGATGGGGTTTCTGATCCAGTCAATCCTGTTGCTGGTCAACCCTTCACCTTGAAGTATAAACTGGGGAACAAGGGACCTAATACTGCCCAAAACGTGGTCATATATATCCCCTTACCAGAAGGCCTGAACTACGTGGGTGCCCAGGTAGATACTGGAAGTGTGAGTTACAATGCTAACAACCGGACGTTAACCTGGATACTGGACTCAGTACCTATGGGAGATCCCTACCTGAACTTAACCGTGATATCAACGGCAGGGGGAAGTTTTACCATTAGACCAGTGATAAGTTCCGGTACTTTCAACGCTAACCTGGACCCTACTGGAATATTCTCGTTTAATGTGCAGGGCAATGGTTCTAATGTTGTAAACGCTGCCAGCACCACCAAAACCGTGCCCATGAAGAGTACCGGAACACCAGTGAATTACCTGGTACTGGCTGTTTTGATGGTGGTAAGTGGATTAATAACGCCTAAGATTAAAAAATAA
- a CDS encoding ATP-dependent helicase produces the protein MISWETYQNIVIEHLNRKISSADNPDQHQAISASTGESQFLVAGPGSGKTTVMVLKILKFIYVDDVHPSSILATTFTRKAATELRSRILSWGDEIRQVLLELPEFKDIHPSLRHLDFNQITTGTLDSISQDILKIHRAPGSAPPVVIQDFVTNALMLKVGLFQEEKHHNQELREYLVQLRGGKFGFNTNEMARQLLEIKDRVYYDQVDWEKLHQEKINQHPGFDVAHQAINDYLQELKKRSLYDFAMLEAEFLDQLKEGKLDDFLEGLKLVLVDEYQDSNLLQEQIYFQLARAAINNGGSMTVVGDDDQSLYRFRGATVDLFTSFQERFQQEMPQAPQPRVIYLSQNYRSTGNIVQFCNQFAQLDQEFQEARVRDKPAIKPERTPPLTEFPILGMFREDVETLATDLSSFIWQVVCGEGYRVQDYVIKVNPDEGSPTDLSILLSSPQEQAYTNKKLPYYLREKLKIPIFNPRGQSLEKTWEASVLCGLMLDCIDPECEIQNSIEKLPYTATKNFKSWRKTAREFVETNPEPETPISLKQFVDAWQGRQPLGRNTWKRDVPLLDLAYKLVTWIPTLQDDVEGLVYLEAITRTIAETALFSNYGGELVFDKKFPELECYSIKEAFWNIFVPLANGAIKVDEGLLDTLPDNRINVMSIHQSKGLEFPLVVVDICSDFRTNHPKNAFKRFPDDGGKSCTMEDEIRSCSPLGLPPRTGRDRAFDDLIRHYFVAYSRAQDVLLLIGLTTYPDIPNVATGWTRNEAWPWDGLDNLFLI, from the coding sequence TTGATATCATGGGAAACATATCAGAATATAGTAATTGAGCATTTAAACCGGAAGATAAGCTCTGCTGACAATCCGGATCAACACCAGGCCATCAGTGCTTCCACTGGTGAGTCCCAGTTCCTGGTGGCCGGGCCGGGTAGTGGGAAAACCACGGTCATGGTGTTGAAGATACTGAAGTTCATCTACGTGGATGATGTGCACCCTTCTTCTATATTGGCCACAACCTTCACCAGAAAGGCGGCTACCGAGTTACGCTCCAGGATCCTTTCATGGGGAGATGAAATACGCCAGGTCCTCCTGGAACTCCCTGAATTTAAAGACATACATCCATCTCTAAGGCACCTGGACTTCAACCAGATTACCACTGGCACCCTGGACAGTATATCCCAGGACATACTGAAGATACACCGTGCCCCGGGTTCAGCCCCACCAGTGGTTATCCAGGACTTTGTAACCAACGCCCTCATGCTCAAGGTGGGCCTCTTCCAGGAGGAAAAACACCATAACCAGGAACTCAGGGAATACCTCGTCCAGCTCCGGGGAGGTAAATTCGGGTTCAACACCAATGAAATGGCAAGACAGTTACTGGAGATAAAGGACCGGGTTTACTACGACCAGGTGGACTGGGAAAAACTCCACCAGGAAAAGATAAACCAGCATCCCGGCTTTGATGTGGCCCATCAAGCCATAAACGATTATCTCCAGGAACTTAAAAAACGGAGCCTCTATGATTTTGCCATGCTGGAAGCAGAATTCCTGGACCAGTTAAAGGAGGGGAAACTGGACGACTTCCTGGAAGGTTTGAAACTTGTCCTGGTGGATGAGTACCAAGATTCCAACCTCCTCCAGGAGCAGATCTATTTCCAGCTGGCACGAGCAGCAATAAATAACGGGGGTAGTATGACTGTGGTGGGGGATGATGACCAGTCCCTCTACCGCTTCCGTGGTGCCACTGTGGACCTTTTCACCAGTTTCCAGGAACGATTCCAACAGGAAATGCCCCAGGCACCCCAACCAAGGGTTATCTACTTATCCCAGAACTACCGTTCCACCGGTAACATTGTCCAGTTCTGTAACCAGTTCGCCCAGCTGGACCAGGAATTCCAGGAAGCCCGGGTGAGGGATAAACCAGCCATTAAACCAGAAAGAACACCACCACTCACTGAGTTTCCCATACTGGGAATGTTCCGGGAGGACGTGGAAACACTGGCCACCGACCTATCCAGTTTCATCTGGCAGGTAGTGTGTGGAGAGGGATACCGAGTACAGGACTACGTGATCAAGGTGAACCCGGATGAAGGTTCACCCACGGATCTATCCATTCTTTTAAGTTCGCCCCAGGAGCAGGCCTACACGAACAAGAAATTACCATATTATCTCCGGGAGAAACTGAAAATACCCATTTTCAATCCTCGAGGTCAGAGTTTAGAGAAGACCTGGGAGGCCAGCGTACTGTGTGGACTCATGTTAGACTGTATTGACCCGGAGTGTGAGATACAGAACTCCATTGAAAAACTGCCCTACACTGCCACTAAAAACTTCAAGTCCTGGCGGAAAACTGCCCGGGAATTTGTGGAAACCAATCCCGAACCAGAAACCCCTATATCACTAAAACAATTCGTTGATGCCTGGCAGGGGCGACAACCGCTGGGGCGTAACACCTGGAAGAGAGATGTTCCCCTACTGGATCTAGCCTATAAACTGGTGACTTGGATACCCACCCTGCAGGATGATGTGGAGGGACTGGTTTACCTGGAGGCCATCACCCGGACCATTGCCGAAACTGCCCTCTTCAGTAACTACGGTGGGGAACTGGTTTTTGATAAAAAATTCCCGGAACTGGAATGTTACTCCATAAAGGAAGCCTTCTGGAATATATTCGTACCCCTGGCCAACGGAGCTATAAAGGTGGATGAGGGATTACTGGACACCTTGCCTGATAACCGGATCAATGTCATGTCCATCCACCAGTCCAAGGGACTGGAATTCCCCCTAGTGGTGGTGGATATATGCTCTGATTTTAGAACTAACCATCCAAAAAATGCCTTTAAACGATTCCCAGATGATGGTGGTAAATCCTGTACCATGGAAGATGAGATACGTTCCTGTTCCCCTCTGGGACTACCCCCAAGAACTGGAAGGGACCGGGCCTTCGATGATCTAATCCGGCACTATTTCGTGGCTTACAGCCGGGCACAGGATGTATTACTATTAATAGGGTTAACCACCTATCCTGACATTCCCAACGTGGCCACGGGATGGACCAGGAATGAGGCCTGGCCCTGGGATGGTCTGGATAACTTGTTCCTGATCTAA
- a CDS encoding type II toxin-antitoxin system VapC family toxin translates to MKFFIDTSIFVDVLRTEFKPSSKRFLESIEKENKGFSSVITTAELSVGAYRSNREDSIRRTLDLLSIVDLVDVNEVIALEIGKIFADLMDKGKIIELNDCIIAASSLSLGIKRIITRNIEHFHRIKGVEAIEPEELGF, encoded by the coding sequence ATGAAATTTTTCATTGACACCTCAATTTTTGTAGATGTACTCCGCACTGAATTTAAACCCTCATCTAAAAGATTTCTAGAAAGTATTGAAAAAGAGAATAAAGGTTTTTCTTCAGTTATTACCACAGCAGAACTTAGTGTAGGAGCTTACCGATCTAATCGTGAGGATTCTATTCGTAGAACTCTTGATCTTTTATCCATCGTTGACCTGGTTGATGTTAACGAAGTTATTGCATTAGAAATTGGGAAAATTTTCGCTGATTTAATGGATAAAGGGAAAATAATTGAACTCAATGATTGTATTATTGCAGCTAGCTCCTTATCACTGGGAATAAAAAGAATTATAACCAGGAACATAGAACATTTCCATCGCATTAAGGGTGTTGAAGCTATCGAACCCGAAGAATTGGGGTTTTAA